AGCACAAGATTGAACCCAAAGCAACGCGTTAGGTATTCCAAGACTCTCAGCAATTTCGCATACCCATGGAGTAAATGGATTGTTAACTATACAAGAAACAGGACGACCTTCGTCATCCTGTTTCTTCAGGATTTTAGTCAAGCTCCTTCTTCCAGCTTGTTCAAACATTTCCATCACcaagtcaaaatcattaattttgGATGGATCAACATAGTCCGAGGATCCATCCTCAAAGAATTCAAACCTGATCATACCGTCTCCATAAGGAGTTGGTTTATCGATGATCAAGTTCTCATCCACAGCTCTCATCTCTTTGCCAACTCGTTCGGGTGCAGAGAAGGTAACCAACATACCCTTGCTAGCAAGACACTTTCCTAGTCTAAGAAGAGGGTTAACAATGCCTTGACCCGTAAATGCGACAAGAAAGACATGGACAAGACTactttttttggtgttttgtGATGCAAAAGCCATTTTTAGGCAAAATGAAGTAGTGGATATGCCGAAGGGAAAAAAAGATCTAAGAACAAACAATTTAGGCAAATGATGTTTAAGTTCTAGTTGCAAATGaagattaattttaataataacttGCAATAGTTTAACTTGGATATTTTAGGGAAACAAGATCCATGAATTTTGGATTGTCCCTTAATATTGTTGTAGTAAGACAACTTAGCTCAATAAATTTctcaattaaaaaagaaataaagttatTGCAAAAGACGAGAGGAGTTGCTTGTAAACTCCCTCCATCTCTAAGGTTGTGGGTTCGAGTTACCAAGTAATTATCCATACAATGGTATATATTTggtttcttttctcttttcttctttcaccCCCTCTATTTATTTCAACATGTATATAGTAAGTTAAAGGGCCGTAAGTTAAATTTAGACTTGGAATTGACAAGAACAATCTCTTAAGTCATACCAAACTTAGTTTTGTTTACATTTCGGATGTGTGATTCATGAAGGGCGTTTAAAACACATCTCGCGTTGTATTACTTTTATCGTTGAAGAAATCCACGGGGCAACATTCTAACCATAGATTAACACACTTCGAGGATGGAACACAAAtgtaaataacaaataaattcaatatttatgtAATAGGTTGAAGTAAAACTTGGAATGAACAATCTTTCAAGTGTGCatcttgaactttagaaatggTAAAAACACAAACTAACACCAACTCCACACGCACACACTATGGATCACTAGGCgttttcttcttgtttcttgGCATGGATATTTTTCAACTCATCCACAAATGCTTGGATATTGATAGCAGAGGAGCCGCGCTCTGCCACTGCTTCCTCTGCTTGTTTCTTCCACTTACGCGCATTTTCTTTCATCTCTACTACCTTCGAATCATCACTAGCTTCACGCAAGCATTTCTCGATCTCCTCCCTTGTAATTATCTTACTCCCATTCTCACCTCTGCTTAATCTAATCCCCATTTTGAATACATCAACCAAATACTTCGCGTTCGTGGCTTGATCACCCCATTGAGGGTAAGCCACGATGGGGACACCACTTGAAATAGCCTCCATCGATGAATTCCATCCACAATGTGTGAGAAAAAAGGCGACAGAAGGATGAGACAAGACTTGTTCTTGTGGACACCATTTCACTATTTTCCCCCTTCCACCGACTTTCGAAAGAAAACCATCAGGTAACACAACAGGCTGAAAAACAGAATAGCCAGGGGGTGGCTTCATGACCCATAAGAAAGATATCCCCGAATTTAATAGTCCAAACGCGATCTCATCTGTTTGTTCTTGATCAGGAACTGCAACACTACCAAATGAAATGTAAACAACTGAAGATGGTGGCCTCGAGTCAAGCCACTCGATGCAATCCTCCTCAATTTTTGTGCAATCACCGCGAATGGTGCTAACGATTTTAGGGTCATTGAATAACAAGGGACCAATAGTTCTAATGGGGCAAATTTTCGACATATGCCTTACCACCTCCTCTTCAAGTTCTTGGAATGAGTCCACCAAAATGCAAAAAGGTTTGGacaaaatgttgaattgatCCAACATAATCCGTTTCAACACTGATTCAAATCCACTTGAATGGAGTAGGAACGTAGGCAGATCATCGTATTTCAAAACAGGCATACTAGGTAGGACTACATCCTTTTCAGGTTCGATTTCACTTGGAAAAGGCACTAGATTGAAATTATAATGGTAATATATCGAAAAGCAAGCACAAGATTGAACCCAAAGCAACGCGTTAGGTATTCCAAGACTCTCAGCAATTTCACATACCCATGGAAAAAATGGAGTGTTGACTATACAAGAAACAGAACGACCTTCGTCATCCTGTTTCTTCAGGATTTTAGTCAAGTTCCTTCGTCCGGCTTGCTCAAGCATTTCCATCCTCAAGTCAAAATCCTCAGTAATGGATTGATTCGAGGATCCATCCTCGAAGAATTCAAACCTGATCATACCATCTCCGTAAGGAGTTGGCTGATCGATGATCAACTTCTCATTGACAGTTCTCATCTCTTTGCCAACGAGCTCGGGTGCAGAGAAAGTGACCAACATGCCCTTGCTAGCAAGGCGTTTCGCTAGTCTGAGAAAAGGGTTAACATTGCCTTGACCTGGAAATGAAACAAGAAAGACATGGACAAGACTACTTTTTGAGTTTTGTGATGAAGAAGCCATTGCTAGTCAATAGAGAATATGAAGAAGATCAATCCCCTCTTTATAGTTGCAAACTTGCAATAGTTTAAACAATAGTACTTACTTctttctgtttcattttatatgacgGTGTTTCAATAGATAAGGGAATTTTAATGAAGCGTAATAAAGTCATTAATTGGTATATGGATTTAGATTAGTCTCGGGAAATCTTAGTAGTTTAGTTGATTGTTTATCTGATCTTTCACCTTGTTGATGATTGTTCAATTCCTCATCTTGTAATCATCTCCCCCGGATAGTCTCAAGAAATCTTAGTAGTTCAGTTAATTGACTATCTGATATTTCACCTTGTTGATGATGGTTCGATTCCTCACCTTGTAATCAGCTCCCCCTAGTTGTCTCAAGAATCAAGATCCATGAATTTGGGATTATgccttaatatatttttttttagaaagtcAACATAGCTCAATAATTTTCTGAATCAAAGGAAATTAAATTGCACAAGTAAATGTTTCACCAACCCCGCACCAATTATTTGTTTACCCAATAATATAATGTGCACATGCAATGATGCAAACAtatactaattaaaaataacaatttgaaaaaaatcacaTCATATTATTACACACTTAggttatgaaataaaaatatacaatagtGCAAATTTCTGAAAATAATGTGATTTGTTAGTccataactcttgaaagattaaggatgaatatttattctatttaaggaaaaattctTCCACAAAGTACTCAAATGCTTTATTTGTAATTTAACGATTCTAAAGGAATTATGATTTGCAAATGATGTGATATATGCATTGTGTGAGTAtatagacaaaaatatccctaaTTAAAATTTGAGTAACAATTACTGGAGTTTGAACATTTAAGTGCATACAATTCGAAAAATCAATGAATGTAGACCCCACTGTCACAAATTATGATGTAGGCTTGACCTGTAGGGCCGACCTTAGACAAATGCCCCTCCAAAGTGCGATGGAAGTCACTAACCTAGGGTTAAAATTAAATGGCACAATCATAGTGTATGTATGAGATCTTAATTATTgcataaataatttatctaaTGATCGATATATATAGGTTGTACAAACAATTAGTGTTTTACTATAGTTAGTGGTTATCGTTTTCTTTCCTATTTGGCTATTTGCTAATTGATTGATGATAAGAGCTTTGAATTATTGATAATGGTAGGTGAAACGTGTAATCGTAAATATGTCATAATATTGTGCAGTGGAGGATCCAGGATTTAGAGTCCGTGGGTGTCAAATAgacttatcgattaaattaattttatatttgattaaNattcttgttttattaattccgcatcgtcgggtttttgggtgttaggcttACGTGTACGGTGGGGTTTaggcacgtgccatcacatccggttttggggtgtgacaaattaatttaatttaagtcagtaacaattataaaaaataaaaaaaatgtgccagctatttttccttaaaaaaaggtgcttggagcctttttttcttaaaaaacgtctgcaacaaatttctcaaaaaaaattaggtaCAAATGGGATTCGAACCCGCAACATCAGCCTTCTAAAGTTGCCCTCCTATCGTGGCACCACAAGCCAGTTTTGTTCTCTAGGTGGcacactttatatttatatatatacctatgtatTTTTAGAGTTTCCGTCGAAGTTCGGAGGTGGTGTGGCACCCCCACACCCCTTCATAGATCCGCCCCTGATATTGTGTGGTTATAAAACTTCTAGTCCTAAACATGTTAATATCATTTGTATGGCTATAAGAGCTtctttatcataaaaatataagaacGGAACATTTCCTTTTAAACCGAgtaataaagagaaaaatatcaaatagtgacggacacaaaattttcatttacggattcaaaatatgaagaaataaatacataaaaattacaGGATGAAAAACAAAGTGAGGTGTCCGTTAAATTTTAATCCTCCTTATCATGCccatttaatatatttttttccgtTTTTGCTCTACACCATCGAgcccttttaaaaaatatcgtGCCTTCTTTATAACTCTCACTTTTTAGTGTCCTACTTTacttaaaaaacttttttcctttcaaattaATACCCAAAAGATACAATTTATTAGTACTATATAATAGGTGAATTAGCCTCTAAATGTCCAAAAAATCACATAtgagaacaaataaaaaatatgttggAGTACATCTACAAATGATTCTATaggcaaattttttttttgacatgtGGTACCATCACATGTTCGACTAATGCAGATTCACATTCAGACTTAAATTTGAGAATTATGATCAGGGGTGAAAGGTATCCCGTACGTCTATCACACGCCGCGCTTCCTCCTCTGTACCAGGAACAGCATTCCTAATTTTCAAGCCATTTCTTAGTGAATCTGAGGGGACTGTGAAAGTGAAGTAGAAATTGTTTGAAACCTGTAAAAGAGCAAAGCGTNCAATATATGTATTTTGCCAATAAAAAATATGTTGGAGTACATCTACAAATAATTCTATAggcaaaatttttttttgacatatgGTACCATCACATGTTCGACTAATGCAGATTCACATTCAGACTCAAATTTGAGAATTATGATCAGGGGTGAAAGGTATCCCGTACGTCTATCACACGCTGCGCTTCCTCCTCTGTACCAGGAACAACATTCCTAATTTTCAAGCCATTTCTTAGTGAATCTGAGGGGACTGTGAAAGTGAAGTAGAAATTGTTTGAAACCTGTAAAAGAGCAAAGCGTTAACATACTAATTTATCAAATAATTCATTAAGGATTTCataataaaaatgtattaatactcatattttgtattttattcaCACATTGCATATGTAAAATATTAGTCTAAAGTTTTGAATTCCCCCGAGTACTTGAATTTCTGATTCCACCATTGAATAATATttgatataatatatagtacACACCTCACTAGAAAGATCTTGGGGCTGTGTAACATGAGCTACCACTTCCACATTAATCAAAGGCCTAGATGAATTTTCAACTTGTGTGTATATAACACATGATTTGAGGTGAAGGAAATCTCCAGCATCTACCTGCATTAGTAGACTGTCTTAGCCATAATTTATGTAAGACATTATTAAAgcacaaacaataaaaatatgtttgttCTATCGCTTAATTAACTTTTAAATGAGATGATCACATGTAACAGTTAACACATTTATGTACTTATGACAATAATAACAAGTAACGCATATCAAAGCAGATTTAAAAGCAGAAAACAGAAGTAATGAAGACATCACAAATAGTAGAGGAAACATTCTAAAGCATACAGAGAAAAGGAACAATAACCACATAGtaaaataaagacataatacataaatatgtcatttaacttggtcTTATTCACATTTATACCCTCtaactttgagtatgcacaagtagacacttaaacttgtataaagttgaacaagtagacacatgagtcaTATGTGGCATAATACACACAGGACACCACATTGGAcgcaaattgtcatgtaggatgtcACATAAGACgcgtgtgtctatttgttcaattttatacaaatttgagtgtctacttgtgcattctcaaagttggagggcataaatgtaaaatgaggaaaagttaaaagacatatttatggcctaaaataaaataataacataaacacaataaacaacataatAACATAAATCGAAGGACCAGAAACTACGAGAATAATAAACACTTACTGGTTTCAAGAAATCAACATGATCAACTTCCACAAAGCAAGGTGGAGTCCTAGCAAATGAATAGGCAGTTACATATGCCAATTCATAAGCTTTCCTCATTAAATAACCTCCAAATATTTGTCCATGAATGTTATTTTTCTCTGGTTGGCAAACCAAAGAATTTTGAAGATAAGTTTCcttaattaaaatgttattgttgttgtcttTATTTGCCaacaacaattcattcaaattgtcttttttttcttcttttttcttctttctcattttgtttctttcttctgCTTCTTCCCATAGATGttgttctttttcattttgagGTAAAATTTGGTTGATTTTAACTGATTTTCCTGTCTTGTCTTTTGCTACAAATGTGAAGTTTGCTGTAAGAGATACCGACTCTGTGGAATTGGTTGGTTCTGCAAGAAAATGATAATGTCATAAGTCACAGCAATTACCAATTAAGTatctttttttcaataaaaatactctctctgttcacttttacttatccaCAGTGGACTTTACACGTACCTActttagagaaaaataaaatgaagtgcATACTTAGCATGATaatcatattaataaatatatagtaCCCTTTAATGAAATCTTTTATAATAGGCATAATAAATAAACATGCCTTTTAACTTGTCCTCAATGGACATTTATGCCCTCTAACTTTGAAtgacaagtagacacttaaacttgtataaattgaaccaatagacacattcgtcctatgtggcgtcctacgtgtattatgtcacttaggacgtgtgtgtctacttgttcaatttttacacaagtttaagtgtccacttgtgcacactcaaaattaaaggacataaAAACAAGCAGAAGCCAAGttaatgacatatttatgtggATAActtgccctccaactttgagtgtgcacaagtagacacttaaacttgtataaagttaaacaagtagacacaaatgtcctacatggcataatactCATAGGATGCTATGTAGGACACAAATTGCCATGTAGGGtgtcatgtaggacgaatgtgtccatttgtttaattttatacaagttaagtGCCAACTTGTAAACACCAAAGTTAAAAGTCATAGTTGCCGGTTGACGCCAAGTTaagagtcatgtttatgtattatgccaaaaatTAAATGTAATTTATGTACACtataaaggcataatacataaatatgtcatttaacttggcttcaaattatatttaagcccttcaactttgggtgtgcacaagtagacacttaaacttgtataaagttgaacaaatagacacgcATGTCCTACATGACATCCTACATGACATTTTTGTCCTGCGTGGTGTCCTGTGCATATTGTGTCACATAGGAttcatgtgtctacttattcaactttacacaagtttaagtgttttaTTGTGCATACCAAAAGTTGGAgagcataaatgtgaaatgaggcAAAGTTAAAGAGTACATGTATATATTATGCCTACTATAAACATGCCATTTAACTTGGTGTCAACCGGCATTTATATCCTCCAACTTTAGATGTGCACAAGTAtacacttaaatttatataaaattgaacaaatagacacacatgtcctacgtgacataatacatataaaatgtcatgtaggacacaaaTTGGCCTCGTAAGACGCCACATAGGATACATATGTCTACTTGTTCTACTTTAcacaagtttaaatgtctatttATACACCTATAATTAGTGGGCATAGATGCAAGCTGAagtcaaattaaatggtatatttatctattataccaaacgtaaatatatttttaaaaaaagattataaaAATACCTGGTGGAGATTGCTTGACCTCTAATTGAATCTCCAAAGATGAACATCCAACCCATGTAACAGCCCCCTCTATAGTGATATCATTGTCAATACAAATTGgttttttcaaaatcatattatccACAGATGCAGTCACCAATATTAATGACCTTGCTTTGCCATCATCACAAGAACAATGCTGTTTGTCAAGAGAAACAATATGAGTAATGTATTGGGTATCAAATGCTGGTTCTCAAGAATTCAGTAATTTTTACATAAATTCTGTATTTATATCGAGAACCTAAGAAATATCTTTTGAGATCAGAATCTAATAACAAAGCAATCACTTGATCTAGTTAGCAATAGTAAAGTAACACACTTAAGCTTAGCTAGCCCAAATTAATTTCATCCAACATTAACCTTAATAAGTATCCACATTGCCAAAATTTATTAAAGTTACAACCTTAACAATCATTAACAAGGGTATTTTAGTAAACAACTTCTATAGGGCAATGCCTAGTCAACAAAGGACTAGCAAAAAAGTCCACTATTATGAACTTTCTCTTTTTTGAAATTTCGCGTTCAGTCaaactaaaacaaataaaatgaaatggaaaaaatacCTTATAGGAAATGGTTCCAGCGAGTGCATCCAAGTCTTCTAACAACTTTTCAATTCGAATCTCATTTATCGGGTTCCTATACCTCTCCCGAAGTTCAAAATCCGAAGAGAATCTATACACAACGCTAGTCCTGCTCCTTGACGGAGTTTTAGCGATCAAATGATCATTAATTGACGATGCCAATGGAACAATAGATGAATAATTCCAGAAAATACTCGATCGTGCCTCCCACAACGCGTTTTTCACAGGTGAATGGTtcataaataacaataaattcatattaatcgTGGTTGTTGATGATGGATCAGATATTGTTGATGCAGTTGAATATTGCCTTGTTTGAGAAAAATGTATGGATTGTGAAGTTAAAATGGAAGAAACaagtttattttcttcatgtttGAAGAAATGGCAACATTTTAGAGGTTTTTTTGGGAGTTTCATTATTGGTCCAAAAATAACACAACATGACAAATGATGGGAAATTCATTAAGATTTAAAGTGATagtggaaaaaaaaagatgggGAATCAAATGATGACAGCTAGATGATTTTAATAATGTTTGGTTTAATCGGTATAAATATGAGTTGTAGTGGGATGATTAAAATCTTTCGATTCTTAATCAAAGATCTCGAGTTTAAGTTTCTAAGAACAAAATACTTATTATTGAAAATATCGCCCCTAA
This genomic window from Solanum stenotomum isolate F172 unplaced genomic scaffold, ASM1918654v1 scaffold19785, whole genome shotgun sequence contains:
- the LOC125850851 gene encoding gallate 1-beta-glucosyltransferase 84A24-like, yielding MASSSQNSKSSLVHVFLVSFPGQGNVNPFLRLAKRLASKGMLVTFSAPELVGKEMRTVNEKLIIDQPTPYGDGMIRFEFFEDGSSNQSITEDFDLRMEMLEQAGRRNLTKILKKQDDEGRSVSCIVNTPFFPWVCEIAESLGIPNALLWVQSCACFSIYYHYNFNLVPFPSEIEPEKDVVLPSMPVLKYDDLPTFLLHSSGFESVLKRIMLDQFNILSKPFCILVDSFQELEEEVVRHMSKICPIRTIGPLLFNDPKIVSTIRGDCTKIEEDCIEWLDSRPPSSVVYISFGSVAVPDQEQTDEIAFGLLNSGISFLWVMKPPPGYSVFQPVVLPDGFLSKVGGRGKIVKWCPQEQVLSHPSVAFFLTHCGWNSSMEAISSGVPIVAYPQWGDQATNAKYLVDVFKMGIRLSRGENGSKIITREEIEKCLREASDDSKVVEMKENARKWKKQAEEAVAERGSSAINIQAFVDELKNIHAKKQEENA
- the LOC125850849 gene encoding acyl-coenzyme A thioesterase 4, mitochondrial-like isoform X3, translated to MKLPKKPLKCCHFFKHEENKLVSSILTSQSIHFSQTRQYSTASTISDPSSTTTINMNLLLFMNHSPVKNALWEARSSIFWNYSSIVPLASSINDHLIAKTPSRSRTSVVYRFSSDFELRERYRNPINEIRIEKLLEDLDALAGTISYKHCSCDDGKARSLILVTASVDNMILKKPICIDNDITIEGAVTWVGCSSLEIQLEVKQSPPEPTNSTESVSLTANFTFVAKDKTGKSVKINQILPQNEKEQHLWEEAEERNKMRKKKKEEKKDNLNELLLANKDNNNNILIKETYLQNSLVCQPEKNNIHGQIFGGYLMRKAYELAYVTAYSFARTPPCFVEVDHVDFLKPVDAGDFLHLKSCVIYTQVENSSRPLINVEVVAHVTQPQDLSSEVSNNFYFTFTVPSDSLRNGLKIRNAVPGTEEEARRVIDVRDTFHP
- the LOC125850849 gene encoding acyl-coenzyme A thioesterase 4, mitochondrial-like isoform X1; amino-acid sequence: MKLPKKPLKCCHFFKHEENKLVSSILTSQSIHFSQTRQYSTASTISDPSSTTTINMNLLLFMNHSPVKNALWEARSSIFWNYSSIVPLASSINDHLIAKTPSRSRTSVVYRFSSDFELRERYRNPINEIRIEKLLEDLDALAGTISYKHCSCDDGKARSLILVTASVDNMILKKPICIDNDITIEGAVTWVGCSSLEIQLEVKQSPPEPTNSTESVSLTANFTFVAKDKTGKSVKINQILPQNEKEQHLWEEAEERNKMRKKKKEEKKDNLNELLLANKDNNNNILIKETYLQNSLVCQPEKNNIHGQIFGGYLMRKAYELAYVTAYSFARTPPCFVEVDHVDFLKPVDAGDFLHLKSCVIYTQVENSSRPLINVEVVAHVTQPQDLSSEVSNNFYFTFTVPSDSLRNGLKIRNVVPGTEEEAQRVIDVRDTFHP
- the LOC125850849 gene encoding acyl-coenzyme A thioesterase 4, mitochondrial-like isoform X2; the protein is MKLPKKPLKCCHFFKHEENKLVSSILTSQSIHFSQTRQYSTASTISDPSSTTTINMNLLLFMNHSPVKNALWEARSSIFWNYSSIVPLASSINDHLIAKTPSRSRTSVVYRFSSDFELRERYRNPINEIRIEKLLEDLDALAGTISYKHCSCDDGKARSLILVTASVDNMILKKPICIDNDITIEGAVTWVGCSSLEIQLEVKQSPPEPTNSTESVSLTANFTFVAKDKTGKSVKINQILPQNEKEQHLWEEAEERNKMRKKKKEEKKDNLNELLLANKDNNNNILIKETYLQNSLVCQPEKNNIHGQIFGGYLMRKAYELAYVTAYSFARTPPCFVEVDHVDFLKPVNAGDFLHLKSCVIYTQVENSSRPLINVEVVAHVTQPQDLSSEVSNNFYFTFTVPSDSLRNGLKIRNVVPGTEEEAQRVIDVRDTFHP